A single Pseudomonas putida DNA region contains:
- a CDS encoding class I SAM-dependent methyltransferase has translation MSLDAQYFADLYANNADPWAFRSRWYEKRKRELVMASLPRQCYQRVFEPACANGELSVLLAERCADLLCQDLDPTAVALARERLADVPNAVVERARLPGDWPGGCFDLIVLSEVGYYLDPTDWLQVIEQSLASLTHDGGLLACHWKHPIAGCPQNGREVHQLLARHLPLFPVYRHEEADFLLEYWSCQPSVVDLDETCT, from the coding sequence ATGAGCCTCGATGCGCAGTATTTCGCCGACCTGTACGCCAACAATGCAGACCCGTGGGCTTTTCGGTCACGGTGGTACGAAAAACGTAAACGCGAGCTGGTCATGGCCAGCCTGCCGCGCCAGTGCTATCAGCGGGTATTCGAGCCGGCATGCGCCAATGGCGAGTTGAGTGTGCTGCTGGCCGAGCGCTGCGCTGACCTGCTCTGCCAGGACCTTGACCCTACCGCGGTGGCCCTCGCCCGCGAGCGCCTGGCCGATGTGCCGAATGCGGTGGTCGAACGGGCCAGGTTGCCGGGCGACTGGCCGGGGGGCTGCTTCGACCTGATCGTGCTCAGCGAAGTGGGCTATTACCTCGACCCCACCGATTGGCTGCAGGTCATCGAGCAGTCGCTGGCCAGCCTGACCCATGACGGTGGCCTGCTGGCCTGCCACTGGAAGCACCCGATCGCCGGCTGCCCGCAAAATGGCCGTGAGGTACACCAGTTGCTGGCCAGGCACTTGCCATTGTTTCCGGTCTACCGCCACGAGGAAGCCGACTTTCTGCTGGAGTACTGGTCTTGCCAGCCTAGCGTGGTCGACCTGGATGAGACCTGCACATGA
- a CDS encoding Ku protein, which translates to MARAIWKGAISFGLVHIPVSLNTAVRTERVDFDWLDKRSMEPVGYKRINKVTGKEIDKDNIVKGVEYEKGRYVVISEEEIRKARPEATQTIDIFSFVEATDIPLQHFDTPYYLSPDKRGGKVYALLRETLDSTGKVALATVVLHTRQHLALLRPLDDALVMITLRWPEEVRGLDSLELDKSVTDSKPDKRELAMAKRLVEDMSGPWAPDEYHDAFRQTIMDLVEEKASKGKISVVEKGEAGAAEKGADIIDLTELLKRSLGGKATNKPAPEKKPAKRPRKAS; encoded by the coding sequence ATGGCCAGGGCTATCTGGAAAGGCGCAATCAGCTTTGGGCTGGTGCATATCCCGGTGTCGCTCAACACCGCCGTGCGCACCGAGCGGGTCGACTTCGACTGGCTCGACAAACGCAGCATGGAGCCGGTGGGCTACAAGCGGATCAACAAGGTCACCGGCAAGGAAATCGACAAGGACAACATCGTCAAGGGCGTGGAGTACGAGAAGGGCCGCTACGTGGTGATCAGCGAAGAAGAGATCCGCAAGGCCCGCCCCGAAGCCACGCAGACCATCGATATCTTCTCGTTTGTCGAGGCCACGGACATCCCCCTGCAGCATTTCGACACGCCGTATTACCTGAGCCCAGACAAGCGCGGTGGCAAGGTCTATGCGCTGCTGCGCGAAACCCTGGACAGCACCGGCAAGGTGGCGTTGGCGACGGTGGTACTGCATACCCGCCAGCACCTGGCGCTGCTGCGCCCGCTGGACGATGCGCTGGTGATGATCACCCTGCGCTGGCCAGAGGAAGTGCGCGGGCTGGACAGCCTGGAGCTGGACAAGAGCGTGACTGACAGCAAGCCCGACAAGCGCGAACTGGCAATGGCCAAGCGGCTGGTGGAAGACATGAGCGGGCCGTGGGCGCCGGATGAATACCACGATGCATTTCGCCAGACCATCATGGACCTGGTGGAGGAGAAGGCCAGCAAAGGCAAGATCAGCGTGGTGGAAAAAGGCGAGGCTGGGGCCGCCGAGAAAGGTGCCGACATCATCGACCTTACCGAACTGCTCAAGCGCAGCCTGGGTGGCAAGGCAACCAACAAACCCGCCCCTGAGAAGAAACCGGCCAAGCGCCCCCGCAAGGCCTCCTGA
- a CDS encoding glycosyltransferase — MIGVVIPAHNEARRLGRCLKAMAAAANVAKQAGHAVNVLVVLDRCVDGSVKVTAGYDVDVLAVEAGSVGMARRLGAEWMLQRGASWLACTDADSQVPAHWLLSQLACTADVVCGTVHIACWQPWQRAALRKLYLSRYEAREGHRHVHGANLGVCARAYERVGGFQPLAAHEDVQLVRDLEADGARIVWTARHSVATSSRIDSRCREGFGDYLASL; from the coding sequence ATGATTGGCGTGGTGATTCCCGCGCACAATGAAGCACGGCGCCTCGGGCGCTGCCTGAAGGCCATGGCCGCAGCGGCAAACGTGGCAAAACAGGCAGGCCATGCTGTGAATGTATTGGTGGTGCTCGATCGCTGTGTCGATGGCAGCGTCAAGGTAACCGCTGGGTATGATGTCGATGTGCTTGCGGTCGAGGCCGGAAGCGTCGGCATGGCGCGTCGGCTGGGGGCCGAATGGATGCTCCAGCGGGGTGCAAGCTGGCTGGCCTGCACCGACGCCGACAGCCAGGTGCCTGCGCACTGGCTGTTGTCGCAACTGGCCTGTACGGCCGATGTGGTCTGCGGCACGGTGCATATCGCTTGCTGGCAGCCCTGGCAACGGGCAGCGCTGCGCAAGCTGTACCTCAGCCGCTATGAAGCGCGGGAGGGCCATCGGCATGTTCATGGGGCCAATCTGGGCGTGTGTGCCCGGGCCTATGAACGGGTGGGCGGGTTTCAACCGCTGGCGGCACACGAAGATGTGCAACTGGTGCGCGATCTGGAGGCCGACGGGGCACGGATCGTGTGGACGGCCAGGCATAGCGTGGCAACCAGTAGCCGTATCGACAGCCGGTGCCGGGAAGGATTCGGGGATTATCTGGCGAGTCTGTAG
- a CDS encoding PIG-L deacetylase family protein, whose protein sequence is MKTNLIQTSDGTPWAEWQQAAHLARATWITPQQLCPPGRRLVLIAPHPDDEILMAGGLLTHFRGREDELLLISSTDGEGSHPGSEHWTEHRLRRQRPLESRQALQQLDLDLNRLDWRRLNLKDGTLPREEAFLVNHLTQVLRPDDVLMATWRGDGHCDHEAVGRAAAQAALARKAQLVEVPVWAWHWAQPDDPRLPWPRAQRIELDEATLARKRKALAAHVSQLEPDGPRPPVLPARLLDCLLQPFELVFV, encoded by the coding sequence ATGAAGACAAACCTGATTCAGACCAGTGACGGCACCCCATGGGCCGAGTGGCAACAGGCCGCGCATCTGGCCCGCGCCACCTGGATAACCCCGCAGCAATTGTGCCCGCCTGGGCGCCGCCTGGTACTGATCGCACCGCACCCGGACGATGAGATCCTCATGGCCGGTGGGCTGCTGACGCATTTTCGCGGTCGCGAAGACGAACTTCTGCTGATTTCCAGCACTGACGGCGAAGGCAGCCATCCAGGCTCCGAGCACTGGACCGAGCATCGCCTGCGCCGGCAACGCCCTCTGGAGAGCCGCCAGGCCTTGCAGCAGCTCGACCTGGACCTGAACCGCCTGGACTGGCGCAGGCTGAATCTGAAGGACGGCACCTTGCCCCGCGAGGAAGCCTTCCTGGTCAACCACCTGACCCAGGTGCTGCGGCCCGATGATGTGCTGATGGCCACCTGGCGTGGCGACGGCCACTGCGACCACGAAGCCGTTGGCAGGGCCGCAGCCCAGGCCGCCCTGGCGCGCAAGGCGCAGCTGGTCGAAGTACCGGTGTGGGCCTGGCACTGGGCGCAACCGGACGACCCTCGCCTGCCCTGGCCCCGTGCCCAGCGTATCGAGCTCGATGAGGCCACCCTGGCACGCAAGCGCAAGGCCCTGGCTGCGCATGTCAGCCAGCTGGAGCCGGACGGCCCGCGCCCGCCTGTACTGCCAGCCAGGCTGCTGGACTGCCTGCTGCAACCTTTCGAACTGGTGTTTGTGTAA
- a CDS encoding acyl-CoA dehydrogenase family protein: MSIIQDFDLNNLDRLLRTFGERPQPLNLDTQLPQLIQALKADHLDLLPLPGQGSTLRRWQTLARVAGCDLALAKLYEGHTDALAILAECGAAHRVGEGIWGVWAAEPPDARARIVARDGNQVRLAGRKAWCSGALQIDRALITAWADDDQPQLVAIELAQPSQGLSIDRWQAVGMATTASIEVEFDDTPGVAIGRPGQYLSRPGFWHGGAGIAACWYGAAEALADYLRAHCRTPRPDAHADAHLGAVDAALFGARAALRECAAWIDRQPDADASFEVRRTRAQVEQAVEQVISHVGRALGATPFCRNSHFARLSADLPVFLRQSHAERDLAALGKQLTQVPAGAWKL, encoded by the coding sequence ATGAGCATCATCCAGGATTTCGACCTCAACAACCTCGACCGGCTGTTACGCACTTTTGGCGAGCGGCCGCAGCCCCTGAACCTCGATACCCAGCTGCCACAGCTGATCCAGGCACTCAAGGCCGACCACCTGGACCTGCTGCCACTGCCCGGGCAAGGCAGCACTTTGCGCCGCTGGCAAACCCTGGCGCGAGTGGCCGGTTGCGACCTGGCGCTGGCCAAGCTTTACGAAGGCCATACCGACGCGTTGGCGATCCTCGCCGAGTGTGGCGCGGCGCACCGGGTGGGTGAAGGCATCTGGGGCGTCTGGGCAGCCGAGCCACCCGATGCCCGTGCGCGCATTGTCGCGCGCGACGGCAACCAGGTGCGGCTGGCCGGGCGCAAGGCCTGGTGCTCCGGTGCATTGCAGATCGACCGGGCACTGATTACCGCCTGGGCTGATGATGACCAGCCGCAACTGGTGGCCATCGAGCTGGCACAGCCGAGCCAGGGTTTGAGCATCGACCGCTGGCAGGCCGTGGGCATGGCGACCACGGCAAGTATCGAGGTGGAATTCGACGATACCCCTGGCGTCGCCATCGGCCGGCCTGGCCAATACCTGTCACGCCCCGGCTTCTGGCATGGCGGCGCAGGCATTGCCGCCTGTTGGTACGGCGCTGCCGAAGCCTTGGCTGACTACCTGCGGGCGCATTGTCGCACACCGCGCCCGGACGCTCATGCCGATGCCCACCTGGGTGCAGTGGACGCGGCCCTGTTCGGCGCCCGCGCAGCACTGCGCGAATGCGCGGCGTGGATCGACCGGCAGCCCGATGCCGATGCCAGCTTCGAGGTACGGCGTACCCGCGCCCAGGTCGAACAGGCGGTCGAGCAGGTGATCAGCCACGTAGGCCGCGCGCTGGGCGCCACACCCTTCTGTCGCAACAGCCACTTCGCCAGGCTCAGCGCCGACCTGCCGGTATTCCTTCGCCAGAGCCACGCCGAGCGCGATCTGGCTGCACTGGGCAAGCAACTGACACAAGTGCCCGCAGGAGCCTGGAAGCTATGA